A single region of the Oryzias latipes chromosome 19, ASM223467v1 genome encodes:
- the LOC101161126 gene encoding WAP, Kazal, immunoglobulin, Kunitz and NTR domain-containing protein 2-like, which produces MLLWLCILARAFTELRAAGLPPVTHAHSGICPNDVNPNLWVDAMSTCTRECQSDQECDSSEKCCQNVCGGRSCVVARSAAGAPSMTPKEASCAGFTCTQQGSECDVWDGQPHCKCRERCGREPSFTCASDGMTYYNRCYMDAEACSKGVTLTVVSCRFHLTWPKAGHPLLRMTTVGPTTTPPPPPTEPLPPLVVRSPAHQMVNAGDTASFLCAATGPPQHDVTWEKQAPPREQGVALRRNHMIGNMVVTNAGQLVVYNAQPADSGVYRCTVQNPSGSVQAFHLLTVLPAEAPSPPQSKNQSRCPPEACVSPPIPQEDCGSGLETVSWFYEPNANVCRSYTSCSSQEPPRLFESLQDCMRCCGPEPSGPCGLPSLQGPCKAYEPRWAYSSALRGCHTFIYGGCGGNDNNFESKRACEDSCPYQKAPPCQSCPPRAKMVPSFCRSDFVITGRLTDVSQEKDAGHALVTIDKIFKDEKMGLRFFGRGPLEVTFLNVDWSCSCPNITGAAAEGLLIIMGEVSDGMAVLQPDSFMGTASPRRLRRLQDVASKNACELLRAITSSPQ; this is translated from the exons ATGCTGCTGTGGCTCTGTATCCTCGCGCGCGCGTTCACAGAACTCCGCGCCGCAGGTTTGCCGCCCGTGACCCACGCGCACTCGGGCATCTGCCCCAATGACGTGAACCCCAACCTGTGGGTGGACGCCATGAGCACGTGCACGCGGGAGTGTCAGTCCGACCAA GAGTGCGACTCCTCTGAGAAGTGCTGCCAGAACGTGTGCGGGGGCCGCAGCTGCGTGGTCGCGCGCTCCGCGGCGGGGGCCCCGTCCATGACGCCCAAAGAGGCGAGCTGCGCGGGCTTCACGTGCACGCAGCAGGGATCCGAGTGTGACGTCTGGGACGGTCAGCCCCACTGCAAATGCCGCGAGCGCTGCGGGCGCGAGCCCAGCTTCACGTGCGCCTCCGACGGCATGACGTATTACAACCGCTGCTACATGGACGCGGAAGCGTGCTCAAAGGGGGTCACGCTCACGGTGGTCTCCTGCCGCTTCCATCTCACCTGGCCCAAAGCAGGTCACCCACTGCTCCGCATGACCACTGTGGGCCCCACCACCACTCCCCCGCCACCCCCCACCGAGCCGCTGCCCCCCCTGGTGGTCAGAAGCCCCGCCCATCAGATGGTGAATGCGGGGGACACGGCCAGCTTCCTGTGCGCGGCCACAGGCCCGCCCCAGCACGACGTCACCTGGGAGAAGCAGGCCCCCCCACGCGAGCAGGGCGTGGCCTTAAGGCGGAACCACATGATCGGAAACATGGTGGTCACCAACGCGGGTCAGCTGGTGGTCTACAACGCCCAGCCCGCCGACTCGGGGGTGTACAGGTGCACGGTTCAAAACCCCTCCGGGTCAGTCCAGGCCTTCCACCTCCTCACCGTGCTGCCCGCTGAGGCCCCAAGCCCCCCGCAGTCCAAAAACCAGAGCCGCTGCCCCCCCGAGGCATGTGTGAGCCCCCCCATCCCGCAGGAGGACTGTGGGAGTGGGCTGGAGACGGTGAGCTGGTTCTACGAGCCGAACGCCAACGTGTGCCGAAGCTACACTTCCTGCAGCAGCCAGGAGCCGCCCCGGCTGTTCGAGTCCCTCCAGGACTGCATGCGGTGCTGCGGTCCGGAGCCGTCGGGTCCCTGCGGACTCCCCAGCCTGCAGGGGCCCTGCAAGGCGTACGAGCCGCGGTGGGCGTACAGCAGCGCCCTGCGGGGGTGTCACACCTTCATCTACGGCGGCTGCGGCGGAAACGACAACAACTTTGAGTCCAAACGGGCCTGTGAGGACAGCTGCCCCTACCAGAAGGCCCCCCCCTGCCAGAGTTGCCCGCCGCGCGCCAAGATGGTGCCCAGCTTCTGCCGCAGCGACTTCGTCATCACCGGCCGCCTGACGGATGTCAGCCAAGAGAAGGACGCGGGCCACGCCCTCGTGACCATCGACAAGATCTTCAAGGACGAGAAGATGGGTCTGCGCTTTTTTGGGAGGGGGCCCCTGGAGGTCACGTTCCTCAATGTGGACTGGAGCTGCTCGTGCCCGAACATCACGGGCGCCGCCGCCGAGGGCCTCCTCATCATCATGGGCGAAGTCAGCGACGGCATGGCGGTGCTTCAGCCCGACAGCTTCATGGGCACCGCCAGCCCTCGCCGCCTCCGGAGGCTGCAGGACGTGGCGTCAAAGAACGCCTGCGAGCTCCTCCGGGCGATCACCAGCAGCCCTCAGTAG